In one window of Pseudodesulfovibrio sediminis DNA:
- a CDS encoding ABC transporter ATP-binding protein, whose amino-acid sequence MLTADTLIKSFDGQTVIQDVSFSLDSQETLAVVGPSGCGKTTLLYMLSGLTLPDRGEVLLDGELIMQPQSDISIILQDYGLLPWRSVVDNVALGLKIQGVGKRERLERARAQLAEVGIVGRDADYPATLSGGEQQRVAIARAFVTRPRLMLLDEPFSSLDALTRERLQHALLDLWKQKKVPYVLVTHSLEEAVVLGKRIMVMSDRPARPVALFDNPGFGDSCILETEEAFSLLKELRRTVEAQW is encoded by the coding sequence ATGCTGACAGCAGATACTCTGATCAAGTCCTTTGACGGCCAGACCGTCATTCAGGATGTTTCGTTCTCTTTGGATAGCCAGGAGACGCTGGCTGTTGTCGGTCCGTCCGGCTGCGGCAAGACGACCCTGCTCTATATGTTGAGCGGGCTGACGTTGCCGGACAGGGGGGAGGTCTTGCTCGATGGAGAGCTGATCATGCAACCCCAGTCGGATATCTCCATCATTTTGCAGGATTATGGCCTGTTGCCGTGGCGTAGTGTCGTTGACAACGTGGCCTTGGGGCTTAAAATTCAAGGTGTAGGCAAGCGTGAACGGCTGGAGAGGGCGCGGGCTCAGTTGGCCGAAGTGGGGATCGTTGGGCGTGATGCTGATTATCCCGCAACCCTGAGTGGTGGAGAACAACAGCGGGTGGCCATTGCCCGGGCCTTTGTCACCAGACCTCGGCTCATGTTGCTGGACGAGCCGTTTTCTTCGCTTGATGCCCTGACGCGAGAGCGCTTGCAACATGCCTTGCTCGATCTCTGGAAGCAGAAAAAGGTTCCGTATGTGCTCGTCACGCACTCCCTTGAGGAGGCGGTGGTCCTGGGCAAACGGATCATGGTCATGTCCGACCGTCCGGCCCGTCCGGTTGCGCTTTTTGACAATCCCGGCTTTGGAGATTCGTGCATCCTCGAGACCGAAGAAGCCTTCTCGCTTTTGAAGGAACTGCGGCGCACGGTGGAGGCTCAATGGTAA
- a CDS encoding ABC transporter permease, protein MLWKPCLRYGLVILAIGLLWKLAALALGGVILPHPEDAVSAFVSAMGTPLFWEHFFVSGYRAVMAMVLAWCTAFPLGLLMGSMKRVDAVLAPFIFLTYPIPKIVLLPVFLLLLGMGDVSKIAMIGLILGYQILVTTRDGVRSIHPKYYDSVLSLGGTRMDILLEVLLPAALPHGFTALRLGTGVSVAVLFFVESFATTRGLGYMIMDAWGAMDYLTMFSGILGMSIMGAALYEIANLLERKACSWMFLRKKV, encoded by the coding sequence ATGCTTTGGAAACCCTGCCTCAGATATGGTTTGGTCATTCTCGCAATCGGCCTTTTGTGGAAGCTCGCGGCCCTGGCGCTTGGCGGAGTTATTCTGCCGCACCCGGAAGACGCCGTATCCGCCTTTGTCTCGGCCATGGGGACGCCGCTTTTCTGGGAGCATTTTTTCGTGAGCGGATATCGGGCTGTCATGGCCATGGTCCTGGCATGGTGTACCGCATTTCCGCTTGGGTTGCTCATGGGCAGCATGAAGCGCGTGGATGCGGTTCTGGCACCGTTTATTTTCCTGACATATCCTATCCCCAAGATAGTGCTGCTGCCGGTTTTCCTGCTCCTGCTCGGTATGGGCGATGTCTCCAAGATCGCCATGATTGGACTCATTCTCGGTTACCAGATTCTGGTTACCACGCGCGATGGCGTCCGTTCCATCCATCCGAAGTATTATGATTCCGTTTTGTCTCTCGGCGGCACCCGGATGGATATCCTTCTCGAAGTTTTGCTGCCCGCGGCATTACCCCATGGATTCACGGCGTTGCGACTGGGCACGGGGGTGTCTGTGGCCGTTCTTTTCTTTGTGGAATCCTTTGCCACCACCCGGGGGCTGGGATATATGATTATGGACGCTTGGGGCGCCATGGATTATCTGACCATGTTCTCGGGAATACTGGGCATGTCCATTATGGGTGCGGCGCTGTATGAAATCGCCAATCTGCTGGAAAGAAAGGCGTGCTCGTGGATGTTTTTGCGTAAGAAAGTCTAA
- a CDS encoding ABC transporter substrate-binding protein, whose amino-acid sequence MRVLSIRTASETLVPAGLMLFMAFCLVAFMAAPTLAAQSIKIGMITGKTGKAGTSNKISFSGARFAVKTINDEGGILGRPVELLEYDNLSTAEGSAGAARQALADGAVAVVGCNWSSHSLAMARVLQKAGVPMVSHSSTNPAVTQVGNYIFRACFTDSFQGQGLAHFALTRLNSVTAVVLEDTSRTYSTGLAETFTKAFEAGGGRIVWKGEYTQDDYRVDDMLQAVSEHAPDVLFVPGGYADVAAFFGAAARYGIRSARISGDGIGIKLFEYIGDKAEDVYYSGHWSRWVNSKQSKDFVRRYEAEVGTVSQDTIALAYDSVMLIKDAIERAEGTTPAAIRDGLATTSGFMGVTGTIRFDDNGDPIKSLVINRLKFGGRLYLEQIDP is encoded by the coding sequence ATGAGAGTACTTTCCATACGGACCGCGAGTGAAACACTGGTACCAGCCGGGTTGATGTTGTTTATGGCCTTTTGTCTGGTTGCGTTCATGGCGGCTCCGACTCTGGCTGCCCAATCCATCAAGATAGGCATGATCACCGGCAAGACAGGCAAAGCCGGTACCTCGAACAAGATTTCCTTTTCCGGTGCACGGTTCGCCGTGAAGACCATAAACGACGAGGGGGGCATCCTCGGTCGTCCTGTTGAACTTCTCGAATATGACAACCTCAGCACTGCTGAAGGAAGTGCGGGGGCGGCTCGTCAGGCCCTGGCCGACGGAGCCGTTGCCGTAGTGGGCTGCAACTGGAGCTCTCACTCCCTGGCCATGGCCAGGGTTCTGCAGAAAGCCGGAGTGCCCATGGTTTCCCATTCCTCTACCAATCCGGCAGTTACCCAGGTGGGTAATTATATCTTTCGTGCCTGTTTTACCGATTCGTTTCAGGGGCAGGGGTTGGCCCATTTTGCCTTGACGCGCTTGAACAGTGTGACCGCCGTTGTGCTGGAGGACACCAGTCGAACCTATAGTACGGGGTTGGCTGAGACCTTTACCAAGGCTTTTGAGGCCGGCGGAGGCCGGATTGTCTGGAAGGGCGAGTATACCCAGGATGATTACAGGGTCGATGACATGCTGCAGGCGGTCTCCGAACACGCGCCTGATGTCCTTTTCGTTCCCGGAGGCTATGCGGATGTCGCCGCTTTCTTTGGGGCGGCTGCGCGATATGGCATCAGGAGCGCGCGCATCAGCGGTGATGGTATCGGGATCAAGTTGTTTGAATACATCGGCGACAAGGCTGAAGACGTGTACTATTCTGGGCATTGGAGCCGCTGGGTCAACTCGAAGCAGTCAAAGGATTTTGTCCGCAGGTATGAGGCTGAAGTCGGTACGGTGTCGCAGGATACTATTGCATTGGCTTACGACAGTGTCATGTTGATCAAGGATGCGATTGAGCGGGCCGAAGGCACCACTCCGGCGGCTATTCGTGACGGCCTGGCGACTACGTCGGGATTCATGGGGGTGACCGGTACCATCCGTTTCGATGATAATGGTGATCCTATCAAGTCTCTGGTCATCAATCGCCTCAAATTCGGAGGACGGCTCTACCTGGAGCAAATCGATCCATAA
- a CDS encoding PhoH family protein encodes MASQLFGPHNQHLKLLGERLGVHINSRGNSVAIQCDDGDEGKCDLASQVLTQLYAMIKKGKSIYPQDVDFACRVLERQPSADVGEVFKGDVYATSGKRTVSPKSLNQREYLDAIRDSDMTFGIGPAGTGKTYLAVAMAVGALARREVKRIVLTRPAVEAGEKLGFLPGDLAEKINPYLRPLYDALHDMLDFSKVEDYQESGIIEIAPLAFMRGRTLNDAFIILDEAQNTTPEQMKMFLTRLGFGSKAVITGDVTQIDLPSHAKSGLLHARRILENVKGVSCIVFDEQDVIRHPLVGRIVRAYDKYEADKG; translated from the coding sequence ATGGCCAGCCAGCTTTTCGGTCCGCACAATCAGCACCTTAAACTGCTGGGGGAGCGTCTTGGCGTTCACATCAACAGCCGGGGCAACTCGGTAGCCATACAGTGTGACGATGGCGATGAAGGCAAATGCGACCTTGCTTCACAGGTACTGACTCAGCTGTACGCCATGATCAAGAAGGGCAAGTCCATCTATCCGCAGGACGTTGATTTCGCCTGCCGGGTGCTGGAGCGTCAGCCGTCCGCCGATGTGGGAGAGGTCTTCAAAGGCGACGTGTATGCGACCTCGGGCAAGAGGACGGTTTCTCCAAAGTCATTGAATCAACGTGAATATCTGGATGCCATCCGTGATTCCGACATGACCTTCGGCATTGGACCGGCTGGTACGGGCAAGACCTATCTGGCCGTGGCCATGGCTGTTGGGGCGTTGGCCCGGCGTGAGGTTAAACGTATCGTCCTGACACGACCGGCTGTGGAGGCGGGGGAGAAGCTTGGCTTCCTGCCAGGGGATCTGGCTGAAAAAATTAATCCGTACCTGCGTCCGTTGTACGACGCCCTGCACGATATGCTCGATTTCTCCAAAGTAGAGGATTATCAGGAGTCGGGGATCATTGAGATCGCGCCTCTGGCTTTCATGCGCGGACGGACACTGAATGATGCGTTTATCATCCTTGATGAGGCCCAGAACACTACGCCGGAACAGATGAAGATGTTTCTGACTCGTCTTGGCTTCGGGTCCAAAGCGGTCATCACCGGAGATGTCACCCAGATTGATCTGCCTTCCCATGCCAAGTCCGGGTTGCTGCACGCGCGCCGTATTCTTGAAAACGTCAAAGGCGTGTCCTGCATTGTTTTTGATGAGCAGGACGTCATTCGTCATCCGCTTGTGGGACGTATTGTCCGCGCCTATGACAAATATGAGGCGGACAAGGGATAG
- a CDS encoding ABC transporter substrate-binding protein, producing the protein MKKIVLTALCLLVFSLPVHAENMTIRFGVLPVIDSLPLHVASRDGLFEKHGLNVELVKFMSALERDTAIQTGQLDGAFGDLIATYMLINQGVPMRIALTSWRTTPGYPMFGIALSPACKDRDLGDMKGRKLGLSKSTIMEYLADKMEDHLKVNRGHFVPVEIKKVPIRMQMLMTDQIDSALLPEPLLTLTRLKGGGILTTAENLDMPLTVLFLNAKYYEDGGKGYTQFVAAYKEAVQRLAENPEAYRSLMAETCRIPPPLVSKFPIYPFPMPKLPTAAELDDVQEWMMAKGLLKKKISNETALSPIKP; encoded by the coding sequence ATGAAAAAAATTGTACTTACAGCTCTTTGTCTCCTCGTGTTCAGCCTGCCTGTACACGCTGAGAATATGACCATTCGATTCGGTGTTCTGCCGGTCATTGATTCGTTGCCGTTGCACGTCGCCTCCAGAGATGGGCTTTTTGAGAAGCATGGTCTCAATGTGGAGTTGGTTAAGTTCATGTCCGCCCTTGAACGCGATACAGCCATACAGACCGGCCAGCTTGACGGAGCGTTCGGTGATCTGATCGCGACCTATATGCTTATCAACCAGGGCGTGCCCATGCGTATTGCCTTGACTTCCTGGCGCACCACGCCGGGCTATCCCATGTTCGGCATCGCGCTTTCACCGGCCTGCAAAGATCGTGACCTGGGTGACATGAAAGGGCGCAAGCTCGGTCTGTCCAAGTCCACCATCATGGAGTATCTGGCCGATAAGATGGAAGATCATCTGAAAGTCAATCGCGGCCATTTCGTACCGGTTGAAATCAAGAAAGTGCCTATCCGCATGCAGATGCTCATGACTGATCAGATTGACAGCGCGTTACTGCCTGAACCGTTGTTGACCCTGACCCGTCTCAAGGGCGGCGGCATCCTGACCACGGCAGAAAATCTCGATATGCCCCTCACTGTGCTTTTCCTGAATGCCAAATATTATGAAGACGGGGGCAAGGGATATACGCAATTCGTTGCTGCCTACAAGGAAGCGGTTCAACGTCTGGCCGAAAACCCGGAAGCGTACCGCAGTCTCATGGCAGAGACCTGTCGTATTCCACCGCCGCTGGTTTCCAAGTTTCCCATTTACCCCTTCCCCATGCCCAAGCTCCCCACGGCAGCCGAGCTGGATGACGTGCAGGAATGGATGATGGCCAAGGGATTATTGAAGAAAAAGATCTCCAATGAGACAGCGCTTTCTCCTATCAAACCGTAG
- the ybeY gene encoding rRNA maturation RNase YbeY, translating to MNEQVTILRETRLDPRFALSGSELRALSAVLLEALDLEGRTFSLTLVDDQEIARLNQEYLGCVGPTNILSFPAHEADSPLNASDEDSLFLGELALSVDALGRETDLYGQHPLEHLARLLAHGILHLAGFDHSEEMFELNDQAVDRALLEFSDSGIGV from the coding sequence ATGAACGAGCAGGTGACCATACTTCGCGAAACCCGGCTGGACCCGAGGTTTGCCCTGTCCGGAAGTGAGTTGCGGGCGCTGTCGGCAGTGCTGCTTGAAGCGCTGGACCTGGAAGGACGCACGTTTTCTTTGACGCTGGTTGATGATCAGGAGATCGCCCGGCTCAATCAGGAGTATCTCGGATGTGTGGGGCCGACCAATATTCTCAGTTTTCCCGCGCATGAGGCAGATTCCCCGCTCAATGCTTCTGATGAGGATTCGTTGTTTCTCGGCGAGCTGGCCCTGTCCGTAGACGCCCTGGGACGCGAAACCGATCTGTACGGCCAGCATCCTCTGGAGCATCTGGCCCGTCTGCTCGCTCACGGTATTCTTCATCTGGCAGGGTTTGATCACAGCGAAGAAATGTTCGAGTTGAATGATCAGGCGGTTGACAGGGCGCTTCTTGAATTCTCAGATAGCGGGATAGGGGTGTAG
- a CDS encoding argininosuccinate synthase, producing MNKIDKVVLAYSGGLDTSIILKWIKNNYNCEVVCMTADLGQGEEMDGIEEKALATGAVKAYVEDMREEFVRDYVFPMFRANALYEGRYLLGTAIARPLISKRMVEIAEMEGAQAVSHGATGKGNDQVRFELATMALNPRLKTIAPWREWELKSRTDLINFAKENEIPIPVSRKKPWSIDANLLHTSFEGGELEDPWNAPGPDCYRNITPPEMCPDEPEEITIDFEAGDPIAINSVKYSPAALLAKLNELGGKHGIGRIDMVENRFVGMKSRGVYETPGGTILAAAHRDLEGLCMDREMMHLRDGLIPKYAEMVYYGYWFSPEREALQAMIDKSQEKVTGTVRVKLYKGNCVPLGRKSPFSLYNPELATFEEDYVYDQADAEGFIKLVGLRLKGRMQQSKWGGKESEDSCE from the coding sequence ATGAATAAAATAGATAAAGTCGTACTCGCCTATTCCGGTGGGTTGGACACTTCCATCATCCTCAAGTGGATCAAGAATAACTACAATTGTGAAGTCGTCTGCATGACCGCTGATCTTGGTCAGGGTGAAGAAATGGACGGCATTGAGGAGAAGGCGTTGGCTACCGGTGCCGTCAAGGCCTATGTCGAAGACATGCGCGAGGAATTCGTGCGTGATTACGTCTTCCCCATGTTTCGGGCCAACGCACTGTATGAAGGTCGTTACCTGCTCGGCACAGCCATTGCCCGTCCTCTGATCTCCAAGAGGATGGTTGAAATCGCCGAGATGGAAGGTGCTCAGGCCGTGTCGCATGGCGCCACCGGCAAGGGCAACGATCAGGTTCGTTTCGAGCTGGCCACCATGGCCCTCAATCCGCGACTCAAAACCATTGCCCCCTGGCGCGAATGGGAGCTGAAGTCCAGGACCGATCTTATCAATTTCGCCAAGGAAAATGAGATTCCCATCCCGGTTTCCCGTAAAAAACCGTGGTCCATTGACGCCAACCTGCTGCACACCTCTTTTGAAGGTGGTGAGCTGGAAGATCCGTGGAATGCACCCGGCCCAGACTGCTATCGCAATATCACGCCGCCCGAGATGTGTCCGGATGAGCCTGAAGAGATCACCATTGATTTCGAAGCCGGTGATCCCATCGCCATCAACAGCGTGAAGTATTCTCCGGCAGCCCTGCTTGCCAAGCTCAACGAGCTTGGTGGCAAACATGGCATCGGCCGCATCGACATGGTCGAGAACCGTTTCGTGGGCATGAAGTCCCGTGGCGTGTACGAAACTCCGGGCGGTACCATCCTGGCCGCTGCCCACCGTGATCTGGAAGGGCTGTGCATGGATCGTGAGATGATGCACCTCAGGGACGGCCTTATTCCGAAATACGCCGAAATGGTGTACTACGGATACTGGTTCTCTCCCGAGCGCGAAGCGTTGCAGGCCATGATCGACAAATCTCAGGAAAAAGTGACCGGTACCGTGCGTGTTAAGCTCTACAAGGGTAATTGTGTACCTCTGGGACGTAAGTCTCCGTTCTCTCTGTACAATCCTGAGTTGGCTACATTTGAGGAAGATTACGTCTACGATCAG
- a CDS encoding SO_0444 family Cu/Zn efflux transporter, producing the protein MFDIMVNIVVESWNVLVEASPYVLFGFFVAGLLKGYVPDSFMAKHLGKRSVWSVFKAAVIGVPLPLCSCGVLPTALGLRRQGASKGATTAFMISTPETGVDSMAVTYALIDPIMTVIRPVAASVTAIFAGILINVFPDKEDAPLPLKSLVTPEGGCGGSGCGCSGSSCGVSQGAGAWDRFKVGMEYAFDEMIADIGRWLLLGVLIAGIISAVVPANTLDTYVGTGFLSYLVMLIVALPLYVCATASTPIAASLLLKGLSPGAALVFLLAGPATNGATITVMLKTLGKHAAGLYVLSIIICSLALAWLVDRLYESLGLDIRAVVSDVDEILPHWVGVVGAVIVLGLVAKSFINTHDHDHE; encoded by the coding sequence ATGTTTGATATTATGGTGAATATAGTCGTTGAGTCGTGGAATGTGCTTGTGGAGGCGTCTCCATACGTCCTGTTCGGTTTTTTTGTCGCAGGGCTGCTCAAGGGATATGTGCCGGATTCTTTCATGGCCAAACACCTGGGCAAACGATCTGTCTGGTCTGTGTTCAAGGCGGCCGTCATTGGCGTTCCGTTGCCATTGTGCTCCTGTGGCGTACTTCCCACGGCGCTTGGCTTGCGTCGGCAGGGAGCAAGCAAGGGGGCAACCACCGCGTTCATGATTTCCACTCCTGAAACCGGCGTGGACTCCATGGCCGTGACCTATGCGCTCATCGACCCGATCATGACGGTCATCCGCCCGGTTGCCGCTTCTGTCACCGCCATTTTCGCAGGGATTCTGATCAATGTCTTTCCTGACAAAGAAGATGCGCCGTTGCCTTTGAAGAGCCTCGTAACGCCGGAAGGTGGTTGCGGAGGGAGCGGGTGCGGCTGCTCCGGTTCTTCCTGTGGTGTTTCTCAAGGCGCGGGCGCATGGGATCGATTCAAGGTTGGAATGGAGTATGCCTTTGACGAAATGATAGCGGATATCGGCCGTTGGCTGCTTCTTGGCGTCCTCATAGCCGGCATTATTTCTGCCGTTGTTCCAGCCAATACGCTTGATACCTATGTGGGGACAGGGTTTCTTTCCTATCTGGTCATGCTGATCGTGGCTCTCCCGCTCTATGTCTGCGCCACGGCTTCCACGCCGATCGCGGCGTCTCTGCTGCTCAAGGGATTGTCTCCAGGTGCAGCACTGGTCTTTCTGTTGGCCGGGCCCGCGACCAATGGAGCGACTATCACTGTTATGCTCAAGACCTTGGGAAAACATGCAGCCGGACTCTATGTTCTGTCCATCATTATTTGTTCACTGGCGCTCGCATGGCTGGTAGATCGACTTTACGAATCGCTTGGCCTTGATATTCGTGCGGTGGTGTCTGACGTGGACGAAATCCTGCCTCATTGGGTAGGTGTTGTCGGTGCTGTTATTGTTCTTGGGTTGGTTGCAAAAAGTTTTATCAATACACATGACCATGATCATGAATAA
- a CDS encoding AlbA family DNA-binding domain-containing protein — protein sequence MSGIKAIRGTKLYSILFYGVIFTVAAIVALGYWGVREIRTDAAVVAVENSARGISGAVTVLLNAVTNSNSEIGNGVIPSLEPADLHKEFQSILDKHPMVSAVMVSDEHGLRYMFTRRAGSVAEMIPKRGDSPTNSWTLYRKDGTRDDKYKGWEYDWDKVDHFLADEFVHLKPEQINWRSSNKFYDSSETWITASSLVESEAGDRLMLSVLFPIDALLSQLAGAERGGAERIFLYWNNGQALPVTGSDTGRVKRDQVSQALEPEKLEDPVIQGAVSQLAAGGAERPFSYTAEGEVWWAYALPLTVFGDTMSLGVAVPRRNIVSSLTSDTFLQFFSTGLILLGAIALFFLHKNRTRIEAIGRRRHMVSTGVELLALVQGGENDQLEFKQTLRFNLKSGKNGREIEHASLKTVAAFLNSDGGTLLIGVADNGEITGFAEDQLDSTDHALLHFNNLVNQSIGAEFSRYINSAIIEVGGIPVLRVHCIPAPVPAILKDGKKEEFYVRSGPASRQLSLSQFYEWLKEH from the coding sequence ATGTCCGGAATAAAAGCCATTCGTGGAACAAAATTATACAGTATACTTTTTTATGGCGTGATCTTCACTGTGGCCGCCATTGTTGCACTGGGGTATTGGGGAGTTCGTGAAATACGCACTGATGCAGCGGTCGTGGCGGTAGAGAACTCGGCCCGTGGCATTTCCGGGGCGGTGACCGTGTTGCTCAATGCCGTTACAAATTCCAATTCGGAGATTGGCAACGGGGTTATTCCCTCCCTGGAACCTGCGGATTTGCATAAGGAATTCCAGTCGATACTCGACAAGCATCCCATGGTCTCTGCGGTCATGGTCAGCGATGAGCATGGACTGCGGTATATGTTTACTCGTCGGGCCGGCAGTGTGGCCGAAATGATTCCAAAACGTGGTGATTCTCCCACCAATTCATGGACATTGTACAGGAAAGATGGAACCCGCGACGATAAATACAAAGGGTGGGAGTACGACTGGGATAAAGTGGACCATTTCCTGGCCGACGAATTTGTTCACCTCAAGCCGGAACAGATCAATTGGCGCAGTTCCAACAAATTTTATGATTCCAGCGAGACCTGGATAACCGCTTCTTCGTTGGTGGAGTCAGAAGCGGGTGATCGGTTGATGCTTTCGGTCCTTTTCCCCATTGACGCACTGCTCTCACAGTTGGCCGGGGCCGAACGTGGCGGGGCTGAACGAATTTTTCTCTATTGGAATAATGGGCAGGCGCTTCCGGTTACCGGATCGGATACGGGACGTGTCAAAAGAGATCAGGTCAGTCAGGCCCTTGAGCCTGAGAAGCTGGAAGATCCTGTTATTCAGGGAGCTGTCTCCCAGTTGGCCGCTGGTGGAGCAGAGAGACCGTTCTCCTATACGGCTGAGGGGGAAGTCTGGTGGGCATATGCTTTGCCGCTCACGGTGTTTGGAGACACCATGTCACTTGGTGTGGCAGTGCCGCGCAGAAACATTGTCTCCAGTTTGACCAGTGATACTTTCCTGCAGTTTTTTTCAACCGGATTGATTCTGTTGGGGGCTATCGCCTTGTTCTTCCTCCACAAGAACAGAACTCGCATTGAGGCCATTGGTCGAAGACGACACATGGTGTCGACAGGCGTTGAGCTTCTCGCGCTTGTTCAGGGGGGGGAAAACGATCAGTTGGAGTTCAAGCAGACCCTCAGGTTCAACCTGAAGTCCGGGAAAAATGGTCGTGAAATCGAGCACGCCAGTCTCAAGACTGTGGCCGCATTTCTTAATTCCGACGGGGGCACACTGCTGATAGGGGTCGCTGATAACGGCGAAATCACCGGTTTTGCCGAGGATCAACTCGATTCGACGGATCATGCTTTGTTGCACTTCAATAATCTGGTCAATCAAAGCATCGGAGCGGAATTCTCGCGATATATCAATTCCGCAATCATTGAGGTGGGCGGTATTCCCGTGCTCAGAGTGCATTGTATTCCTGCTCCTGTTCCGGCAATTTTGAAGGATGGGAAGAAAGAGGAATTCTATGTTCGCAGCGGGCCTGCCAGTCGTCAGCTCAGTTTAAGCCAGTTTTATGAATGGCTTAAAGAGCATTAA
- the argF gene encoding ornithine carbamoyltransferase codes for MPKHFLTILDIPKDEAKQVLLRAKEMKDDNVRTDLLAGKTLLMIFDKASTRTRVSFEVGVRHLGGDPVFIASKDSQLGRSEPLKDAARVLSRYADGLIVRTFGQENLETLVEYGDIPVVNALTDEYHPCQIMADMLTMYERTPKLEDIKVAWVGDGNNMAHSFINGAVTFGYQLSLACPNGYEPDEEILAKARGLGAVISLSDDPSEAVSGADYVHTDVWASMGQEEEQKKREKAFAGYEVNGALMAKAAADAKFMHCLPAHRGEEVSEAVFESPASIVWDQAENRLHMQKAILEWIYT; via the coding sequence ATGCCCAAACACTTTTTGACCATTTTGGATATCCCCAAGGATGAGGCGAAACAGGTCCTTTTGCGGGCCAAGGAGATGAAGGACGACAATGTCCGGACTGATCTGCTTGCCGGCAAGACTTTGCTCATGATTTTCGACAAGGCTTCCACCAGGACCCGCGTGTCCTTTGAGGTGGGTGTCCGTCACCTCGGCGGTGATCCTGTTTTCATCGCCTCCAAGGATTCTCAACTGGGCCGCAGCGAGCCGCTCAAGGATGCCGCTCGGGTTCTTTCCCGATACGCGGATGGTCTCATAGTGCGAACCTTCGGCCAGGAGAATCTCGAAACCCTGGTCGAATACGGTGACATTCCCGTGGTTAATGCTCTGACCGATGAGTACCATCCCTGCCAGATCATGGCCGATATGCTGACCATGTACGAGCGCACGCCCAAGCTGGAAGACATAAAAGTGGCCTGGGTCGGTGACGGCAACAACATGGCGCACTCTTTCATCAACGGCGCTGTTACCTTTGGCTACCAGCTCTCTTTGGCCTGTCCAAATGGATACGAGCCTGATGAGGAGATCCTGGCCAAGGCGCGAGGTCTGGGTGCGGTTATCTCCTTGAGCGATGATCCCTCCGAGGCTGTTTCCGGTGCCGATTATGTCCACACCGATGTGTGGGCCTCCATGGGCCAGGAAGAAGAGCAGAAAAAACGCGAAAAGGCGTTTGCCGGATATGAAGTGAACGGCGCGCTCATGGCCAAAGCCGCTGCTGACGCCAAATTCATGCACTGCCTGCCAGCCCATCGCGGCGAGGAAGTGTCCGAGGCCGTGTTCGAATCCCCGGCTTCCATTGTCTGGGATCAGGCTGAAAACAGACTGCATATGCAAAAAGCCATTCTTGAATGGATTTATACATAA
- a CDS encoding ArsR/SmtB family transcription factor has protein sequence MSNMACSDTEQHVANVEAAKKGMLSERDFLFLAELFKALGDYTRVRILYALSIGELCVCALADVLEMSQSAISHQLRLLRAAKLVRYRKEGKNVYYALDDDHVRNLVSQGLDHVREEG, from the coding sequence ATGTCTAATATGGCGTGTAGCGATACAGAGCAGCATGTGGCAAATGTGGAAGCGGCGAAGAAGGGAATGCTCTCTGAACGTGACTTTCTTTTTCTGGCCGAACTTTTCAAGGCCTTGGGCGATTACACCCGTGTTCGCATCCTGTACGCGCTTTCCATTGGGGAGTTGTGCGTCTGTGCGTTGGCCGATGTCCTGGAGATGTCGCAATCAGCCATTTCTCATCAACTGAGATTGCTGCGGGCAGCCAAGCTGGTGCGTTATCGCAAGGAAGGAAAGAACGTATACTATGCTCTTGATGATGACCATGTTCGCAACCTGGTCTCTCAGGGATTGGATCACGTCAGGGAAGAGGGGTAG